The Nitrospirota bacterium genome includes the window TGACCTGCCGGTTGCGTTCGGGCGCGTCCTGCGCGCCCAACGAGGCGACCAGACCGTTCAGGATCTCCTGCATCCGGCCCGATCGCTCGGTCTTGTTTGGAATCAGGAGGGCTTCGCGGACCGGCCGGGTCGCGTCACGCTCGACCGCTTCCACCAACGCGGCGTCCGGCCCCACCGTGGTGACTTCGATCTTGGGTTGACCCACGCGCCGCACCAATTCGTCCTGCAACGCGATGATCTTCTTGATCTCCTCGTGCGCGAGCATGATCGCTTCGAGCATGACGTCCTCTGGCAGCTCCGACGCCTCGCCCTCCACCATCATGACCGCGTCGCGGGTCCCCGCCACCACCACGTTGAGCGTGCTCTTCTCCAACTCCGCGAACGACGGGGCGACCACGAATTGCCCGTCCACGCGTCCGATGCGAATGCCGCCCACCGGCCCCTGAAACGGCGCGGGGGAGATCGCCAGGGCCGCGGACGCGCCGATGATCCCGAGGCAGTCGGCCACGTTGCTCTGATCGGCGGACAGCACCGAGGCAATGACCTGAGTCTCGTGGTAGTACCGTTTGGGGAACAGCGGCCGCAGCGGTCGGTCGATCAGGCGACCGGAAAGAATTTCCCGCTCGGCGGGCCGCCCTTCGCGTTTGAAAAACCCTCCCGGGATTTTCCCCGCGGCATAGGCTCGTTCCTGGTAATCAACCGTCAGGGGAAGGAAATCGACCCCTGGTTTGGGGGACTTCGCCGTCACCGCGGTCACCAGCACCACGGTGTCGGCCATGTGCACGAGGACCGCACCGTCGGCCTGTTTCGCCACCCGGCCCTGCTCGATGAGTAGCCGGCGACCGGCCACGTCCATTTCCAACCGCTCAACCATACCGTCTCCTTGTTGCGCCTCGTCGAAGGCGCGGTGATGGCCCCGGACGAGTCACAGTCAATGACGCCTGGCGACCCCCGCCGACCGGCGATCGCCACATGTCATTCACCGTGTCCCGCCCGCAACCCGTGTGAGTCAGCGCACGCAAACACGTTCAAAGGGTTCAACAAAAGCAGAAATGTTCAATGGTTCAACACGTCCTTGAACATTTGAACCATTGAACCCTCGAACCTGTTTTCTCAGCGCCGGATGTCCAACTGGGTGAGGAGCGTTCGATACCGCTCCACGTCGGTCCGTTTCAAGTAGTCGAGCAGCTTGCGCCGCTGACTGACCATCATAATGAGGCCCCGCCGGGAGTGATGATCCTTCGCGTGAGCCTTGAAATGGTCGCTCAACTCCGCGATCCGTTTGCTCAGGATCGCGACCTGAACTTCGGGCGACCCGGTATCTTTTTCGTGGCGCCGAAATGTGTTGATCACCCCCATCTTGACCGTCTTTTCCAACATGTCGATTCCCCTTTCCGTATCTGAATCCGCTACCGCGAACGAACCGAGTCTTGCGAGAAGCCCTGGTCGCTCGATACCTTCGATACCCGATCCCGCAGCACCCGATCGATCTTGAGCACGGCGCTGGTCCCCCGTGCGAGCAACGTGGCGTGATCTGCCGGCGCCGTGGCCAGCGCAACGGTGACGCCGTTACTTCGAATCCGCACGAGTCCACCGGCACGGCAGGCCCCGAGCCACCGTGCGACGCGCGCAGCCGGAAGCGCCACGCCGTGGCACACGCGCTCCGCGGTCTCGGGGTCCACCTCGGCGGCCGGCGTGTCGCTCAACGCCAGATCGATCGAGACCACCCGTTGCCCGACTGTGCCGTCACGCGCGGCCGCTTCAAGCTCGCCGAGCGTGACGGCTTGGTCGATCCCGAACGCGCCCACGCGGCGCCGATCAAGCGCCTGCATGTACGCCCCCACGCCCAGGCGCTCGCCGGCGTCGGCGCACAGCGTCCGGACATAGGTGCCCTTCGAACAGGTCACGTCGAACGTGACGTCGTCTTCGGCGATCCCTAGCACCTGCAGTCGCGAGATGGTGACGGCTCTGGGCCGTCGCTCCACGACGCGACCGGCCCGCGCGGCTTTGTACAGCGGCACGCCACCCACCTTGACCGCGGAATACATCGGGGGGATCTGCGTTTGGGATCCGACAAAACCTTGCAGCACCCGGATCACCTCGTCCGGCGCCACGCGTACGGTCGAGCGCGTGAGCACCCGCCCCGTCGCGTCCTGGGTATCCGTCGTCGCGCCAAGCCGCATGACCACGCGGTACTCCTTGTCGGTTTCCAACAAGTAGTGGGCGACCTTGGTCGCTCTTCCGATGCAAATCGGCAACACGCCGGTGGCGAGCGGATCCAACGTCCCGGTGTGCCCAACGCGGGTCTCACGAAGCAGGCCTCGAACCTTGGCGACCACGTCGTGGGAGGTCCAGTCGGGCGGTTTATTAATGATCAGGAATCCGTCCATTGTCACTCGATCCGCAGGTCGCTCTCTCGGCCCGCTAGGGCGCCTCTCGGGCCGTGGCCTCTTCGACCGCCTTCAACACTTTCGCCTTCACACTTGCCAGATCGCCCTGCACCGTGCATCCCGCGGCGTTGCGGTGGCCGCCGCCCCCGAAGCTCTCCGCCACGTTCGCGACGTTCACCCGCCCCTGCGAGCGCAGGCTGATCTTGTATTGGGTCGCGTTGACTTCCCGGAACAAAACCGCAACCTCCACGCCCTTGAGCGATCGCGGGTAGTTCACCATCTCTTCGGTGTCCTCGGGCGACGTTCCAGTGGCGCGGAAGGTTTCTTGAGTCACGGTGACCCACGCGATTTTCCCGCCCGGATGGCGCTCCATCCCGCGGAGCAATTCTCCGAGCAGCTTGAGCCGCCCCGGCGAGTTCCGATCGTAGATGGCCTGCGACACCGCCTCGGCCTTCACTCCGCATTCCAGCAGATCGGCGGCCATGCGGAGCGTCGCGGGTTTGGTGTTGGAGTACCGGAACGATCCGGTTTCGGTCAGCAGCGTGGTGTAGAGACACAATGCGATCTCGCGCGAAATCGGCACGCCCCATGCGCGGATCAACTCGTACACCATTTGGCCCGACGCGGTCGCGTCCGGCTCGATCCAATTGAGCCCGCCGAACCCGCGGTTGGTCACGTGGTGATCGATGTTGACCACCAACTTGACGGGCGGAGGCGTGTGGTCGAACATCCCTGTGCGGCCCAGATCGCCGCAGTCCACAATCGCCAGCACGTCGTAGGAGGGAGGGAGCGTATTGCGTCGCAGCACGACGCCCTGCACCGGCAGAAAATCCAGATACGCTGGCACCGGGTCTTTGATGACCACGTCCGCACTCTTGCCTGCGGCCCGGAGCGCGAGGGCAAGCGCCACGGCTGAGCCGAGCGCGTCGCCTTCGGGACTGACGTGTGTGGACACGCTGAAGGATTGGTACCCCTTCAACGCTTCCACCACGGCGCGGGCGTCAGCCGCGGTGGTCGTCCCCATCCGGCTCCCCTCCCGTCGCGTCCTTCGCGTCGTGCAGCTCGTCCATAATCGCCTCGATCCGGACCGCACGCCCCGGCGTGTCGTCCCGTTTGAACACCAACTCCGGCGTATACTTCATCCGCATCCGCCGCCCCAACTCCGCTCGGATGAATCCGGCGGCTCGACCCAGCGCCTCGAGCGCTTCTGCGGCGCGGGGTCCCTCCTCCAAGACACTG containing:
- the rpsO gene encoding 30S ribosomal protein S15, with translation MLEKTVKMGVINTFRRHEKDTGSPEVQVAILSKRIAELSDHFKAHAKDHHSRRGLIMMVSQRRKLLDYLKRTDVERYRTLLTQLDIRR
- the rbfA gene encoding 30S ribosome-binding factor RbfA, giving the protein MRGTDRGMGFKRTDRVGDLMRGEIADLLLRRVKDPRIGFVTVTGVVVSPDLRHATVFVSVLEEGPRAAEALEALGRAAGFIRAELGRRMRMKYTPELVFKRDDTPGRAVRIEAIMDELHDAKDATGGEPDGDDHRG
- the truB gene encoding tRNA pseudouridine(55) synthase TruB, which translates into the protein MDGFLIINKPPDWTSHDVVAKVRGLLRETRVGHTGTLDPLATGVLPICIGRATKVAHYLLETDKEYRVVMRLGATTDTQDATGRVLTRSTVRVAPDEVIRVLQGFVGSQTQIPPMYSAVKVGGVPLYKAARAGRVVERRPRAVTISRLQVLGIAEDDVTFDVTCSKGTYVRTLCADAGERLGVGAYMQALDRRRVGAFGIDQAVTLGELEAAARDGTVGQRVVSIDLALSDTPAAEVDPETAERVCHGVALPAARVARWLGACRAGGLVRIRSNGVTVALATAPADHATLLARGTSAVLKIDRVLRDRVSKVSSDQGFSQDSVRSR
- a CDS encoding bifunctional oligoribonuclease/PAP phosphatase NrnA yields the protein MGTTTAADARAVVEALKGYQSFSVSTHVSPEGDALGSAVALALALRAAGKSADVVIKDPVPAYLDFLPVQGVVLRRNTLPPSYDVLAIVDCGDLGRTGMFDHTPPPVKLVVNIDHHVTNRGFGGLNWIEPDATASGQMVYELIRAWGVPISREIALCLYTTLLTETGSFRYSNTKPATLRMAADLLECGVKAEAVSQAIYDRNSPGRLKLLGELLRGMERHPGGKIAWVTVTQETFRATGTSPEDTEEMVNYPRSLKGVEVAVLFREVNATQYKISLRSQGRVNVANVAESFGGGGHRNAAGCTVQGDLASVKAKVLKAVEEATAREAP